In Tamandua tetradactyla isolate mTamTet1 chromosome 7, mTamTet1.pri, whole genome shotgun sequence, the following are encoded in one genomic region:
- the LOC143642411 gene encoding keratin, type II microfibrillar, component 7C isoform X2, with translation MSWNFSCASACGPRPRRCCITAAPYRGISCYRGLSGGFGSRSVCGGFRAGSCGHSFGYRSGGVCGPTAPCITSVSVNESLLTPLNLEIDPSAQCVKHQEKEEIKCLNSRFAAFIDKVRFLEQQNKLLETKWQFYQNRRCCESNLEPLFNGYIETLRREAECVEADSGRLASELNHVREVLEGFKKRYEEEVALRATAENEFVTLKKDVDCAYVTKSDLEANVEALIQEIDFLRRLYEEEIRVLQSHISDTSVIVKMDNSRDLNMDCIVAEIKAQYDDIATRSRAEAESWYRTKCEEMKATVIRHGETLRRTKEEINELNRMIQRLTAEVENAKCQNTKLEAAVTQSEQQGEAALSDARCKLAELEAALQKAKQDMACLLKEYQEVMNSKLGLDIEIATYRRLLEGEEHRLCEGVGSVNVCVSSSRGGVVCGDLCVTGSRPVTGSVCSAPCSGNVAVSTGMCAPCGPLSTSCGGGSCRVGRC, from the exons ATGTCTTG GAACTTCAGCTGCGCCTCGGCCTGCGGGCCCCGGCCCCGCCGCTGCTGCATCACGGCCGCCCCCTACCGCGGCATCTCCTGCTACCGCGGCCTCTCCGGGGGCTTCGGCAGCCGCAGCGTCTGCGGGGGCTTCCGCGCCGGCTCGTGCGGCCACAGCTTCGGCTACCGCTCCGGTGGCGTGTGCGGGCCCACCGCCCCCTGCATCACCAGCGTGTCGGTAAACGAGAGCCTCCTCACGCCCCTCAACCTGGAGATCGACCCCAGCGCTCAGTGCGTGAAGCaccaggagaaggaggagatcaAGTGCCTCAACAGCAGGTTCGCTGCCTTCATCGATAAG GTGCGCTTCCTGGAGCAGCAGAACAAGCTGCTGGAGACCAAGTGGCAGTTCTACCAGAACCGCAGGTGCTGCGAGAGCAACCTGGAGCCGCTGTTCAATGGCTACATCGAGACGCTGAGGCGGGAGGCTGAGTGCGTGGAGGCCGACAGCGGGAGGCTGGCCTCAGAGCTCAACCACGTGCGGGAGGTGCTGGAGGGTTTCAAGAAGAG GTATGAAGAGGAGGTGGCACTAAGGGCCACTGCTGAGAATGAATTTGTGACCTTGAAGAAG GACGTGGATTGTGCCTACGTAACCAAATCAGACCTGGAGGCCAACGTAGAGGCCCTGATTCAGGAGATCGACTTCCTGCGGCGACTGTATGAGGAG gAGATCCGCGTTCTCCAGTCCCACATCTCAGACACCTCGGTCATTGTCAAGATGGACAACAGCCGCGACTTGAACATGGACTGCATTGTGGCTGAGATCAAGGCTCAGTATGACGACATCGCCACCCGCAGCCGGGCTGAGGCCGAGTCCTGGTACCGCACCAAG TGCGAGGAGATGAAGGCCACAGTGATCAGGCACGGGGAGACCCTGCGCCGCACCAAGGAGGAGATCAACGAGCTGAACCGCATGATCCAGAGGCTGACGGCCGAGGTGGAGAACGCCAAGTGCCAG aACACCAAGCTGGAGGCCGCAGTGACCCAGTCCGAGCAGCAGGGCGAGGCAGCCCTCAGTGACGCCCGCTGCAAGCTGGCGGAGCTGGAGGCCGCCCTGCAGAAGGCCAAGCAGGACATGGCCTGCCTGCTCAAGGAGTACCAGGAGGTGATGAACTCCAAGCTGGGCCTGGACATCGAGATCGCCACCTACAGGCGCCTGCTGGAGGGCGAGGAGCACAG ACTGTGTGAAGGTGTTGGATCTGTGAATGTCT GTGTCAGCAGCTCCCGGGGCGGGGTGGTCTGCGGCGACCTGTGCGTGACCGGCTCCCGGCCGGTGACGGGCAGCGTCTGCAGCGCCCCCTGCAGCGGCAACGTGGCAGTCAGCACCGGCATGTGCGCCCCCTGCGGCCCGCTCAGCACCAGCTGCGGAGGCGGTTCCTGCCGCGTGGGGAGGTGTTAG
- the LOC143642411 gene encoding keratin, type II cuticular Hb3 isoform X1 has protein sequence MTCGFSSVSCGFLPRNFSCASACGPRPRRCCITAAPYRGISCYRGLSGGFGSRSVCGGFRAGSCGHSFGYRSGGVCGPTAPCITSVSVNESLLTPLNLEIDPSAQCVKHQEKEEIKCLNSRFAAFIDKVRFLEQQNKLLETKWQFYQNRRCCESNLEPLFNGYIETLRREAECVEADSGRLASELNHVREVLEGFKKRYEEEVALRATAENEFVTLKKDVDCAYVTKSDLEANVEALIQEIDFLRRLYEEEIRVLQSHISDTSVIVKMDNSRDLNMDCIVAEIKAQYDDIATRSRAEAESWYRTKCEEMKATVIRHGETLRRTKEEINELNRMIQRLTAEVENAKCQNTKLEAAVTQSEQQGEAALSDARCKLAELEAALQKAKQDMACLLKEYQEVMNSKLGLDIEIATYRRLLEGEEHRLCEGVGSVNVCVSSSRGGVVCGDLCVTGSRPVTGSVCSAPCSGNVAVSTGMCAPCGPLSTSCGGGSCRVGRC, from the exons ATGACTTGTGGCTTCAGCTCTGTGAGCTGCGGATTCCTCCCCAGGAACTTCAGCTGCGCCTCGGCCTGCGGGCCCCGGCCCCGCCGCTGCTGCATCACGGCCGCCCCCTACCGCGGCATCTCCTGCTACCGCGGCCTCTCCGGGGGCTTCGGCAGCCGCAGCGTCTGCGGGGGCTTCCGCGCCGGCTCGTGCGGCCACAGCTTCGGCTACCGCTCCGGTGGCGTGTGCGGGCCCACCGCCCCCTGCATCACCAGCGTGTCGGTAAACGAGAGCCTCCTCACGCCCCTCAACCTGGAGATCGACCCCAGCGCTCAGTGCGTGAAGCaccaggagaaggaggagatcaAGTGCCTCAACAGCAGGTTCGCTGCCTTCATCGATAAG GTGCGCTTCCTGGAGCAGCAGAACAAGCTGCTGGAGACCAAGTGGCAGTTCTACCAGAACCGCAGGTGCTGCGAGAGCAACCTGGAGCCGCTGTTCAATGGCTACATCGAGACGCTGAGGCGGGAGGCTGAGTGCGTGGAGGCCGACAGCGGGAGGCTGGCCTCAGAGCTCAACCACGTGCGGGAGGTGCTGGAGGGTTTCAAGAAGAG GTATGAAGAGGAGGTGGCACTAAGGGCCACTGCTGAGAATGAATTTGTGACCTTGAAGAAG GACGTGGATTGTGCCTACGTAACCAAATCAGACCTGGAGGCCAACGTAGAGGCCCTGATTCAGGAGATCGACTTCCTGCGGCGACTGTATGAGGAG gAGATCCGCGTTCTCCAGTCCCACATCTCAGACACCTCGGTCATTGTCAAGATGGACAACAGCCGCGACTTGAACATGGACTGCATTGTGGCTGAGATCAAGGCTCAGTATGACGACATCGCCACCCGCAGCCGGGCTGAGGCCGAGTCCTGGTACCGCACCAAG TGCGAGGAGATGAAGGCCACAGTGATCAGGCACGGGGAGACCCTGCGCCGCACCAAGGAGGAGATCAACGAGCTGAACCGCATGATCCAGAGGCTGACGGCCGAGGTGGAGAACGCCAAGTGCCAG aACACCAAGCTGGAGGCCGCAGTGACCCAGTCCGAGCAGCAGGGCGAGGCAGCCCTCAGTGACGCCCGCTGCAAGCTGGCGGAGCTGGAGGCCGCCCTGCAGAAGGCCAAGCAGGACATGGCCTGCCTGCTCAAGGAGTACCAGGAGGTGATGAACTCCAAGCTGGGCCTGGACATCGAGATCGCCACCTACAGGCGCCTGCTGGAGGGCGAGGAGCACAG ACTGTGTGAAGGTGTTGGATCTGTGAATGTCT GTGTCAGCAGCTCCCGGGGCGGGGTGGTCTGCGGCGACCTGTGCGTGACCGGCTCCCGGCCGGTGACGGGCAGCGTCTGCAGCGCCCCCTGCAGCGGCAACGTGGCAGTCAGCACCGGCATGTGCGCCCCCTGCGGCCCGCTCAGCACCAGCTGCGGAGGCGGTTCCTGCCGCGTGGGGAGGTGTTAG